Within the Clostridium scatologenes genome, the region TATACCAGTTGTTGTTTATGTTTCAGTAGAAATGATTATAAAAGGATTGGGGGTTTAAATAATGCATAAAAATGAAATTGAAGAAATGGAAATTGTTATAAGTAAATTTTTGAAATTTGGCGTCTTATTAAGTGCTTTTGTAATATTCATAGGGTTTTTAATGTTTTTGATAACTGGAAATAGCGGATATCCAGGAAGTACATATCCAACAGGACCTATATCAATTTTAAAAGGAGCTTTGGCATTTAAATCCTATGCAATAATATTAACTGGACTTATGATTTTAATTGCAACTCCTGTATTTCGTGTGGGGGTTTCAATTATTGTATTTGCAAAGGAAAAGGACTCTTTATATGTAAAAATCACTTCTTTTGTTTTCATAATATTAATTATAAGTTTTATACTTGGGAAAGTTGAGTAAACAGATAAATCACAAGTATTATTACTTTGTTTGATGATAACAATGAAAAAAATCATAAAAAATAGTATTTATTTTTACCTATTAATGGAGTTGTCGCACTAAGAGATTTGGATACAATATATTGTAACATTTATTCTTAATGTAACAGCTTTATTTAATGTCTATATTTCACCCAATCTTGGTTTCTAAAAGCAAAGCATTTTTTCACATTGTAGATAAACTCTAATTTTAAATTAAAAGTTTGAATAAAAAAATTTAGTATAAAATTAGCATCATTATATTGTAATATTACAATATAATGATATAATCATATTAAGTAATGGAAATAATCAATATGAAAGGGGTTAGTTGTGTGTTTTAAATTTATGGAAAATATTTTAAAGCACAAGACAAAAAATTAATGAAAGAAAGTAAATTGACCATAAGACTATTAAAATATTATAGGCTGGAGTGACTATTATGATAATAAAGGTAAATAAGGATATTTGCACACAAGATCATTCATGTTTAGCGGTAAAAATTTGTCCAGTATATGCATTAAAACAAACAGGGTTTGGTTCACCTAATGTACTTGAAGAGAGATGCGTAAAATGTGGCAAATGTGTATACTATTGTCCTATGGGTGC harbors:
- a CDS encoding ATP-binding protein, whose amino-acid sequence is MIIKVNKDICTQDHSCLAVKICPVYALKQTGFGSPNVLEERCVKCGKCVYYCPMGALEFEDEE
- a CDS encoding DUF1634 domain-containing protein encodes the protein MHKNEIEEMEIVISKFLKFGVLLSAFVIFIGFLMFLITGNSGYPGSTYPTGPISILKGALAFKSYAIILTGLMILIATPVFRVGVSIIVFAKEKDSLYVKITSFVFIILIISFILGKVE